In Cryptomeria japonica chromosome 10, Sugi_1.0, whole genome shotgun sequence, a genomic segment contains:
- the LOC131068189 gene encoding cytochrome P450 750A1, translating into MSFQSLFVSRDEAPITMAVTVIVMLMIFYMFSRRRGRLPPGPFPWPIVGNLLQMKELIHRSLYDVSQKYGPIASLKLGSVTTIVISSPDMAKEILKTKDLIFAGRPATAAAKYIFYDFKDVGFTPYGPYWRQMKKLCMVELLNAKRIESMSSMREEAVSAAVRSVWEKSRHGTVAVNLSKILSALVSSQILKILYGTAISDDQGVGSHGEKIKELLLEASMTVGIFNIGDFIPWLDWLDLQGVKRRMKTVNKSLDQMMTTIIEQHRQRRSSSSGKQQPNSNDVIDALLDMQAADSITITDDHLKGIVFDIFAAGVETTYTTLDWVMSSLIQNPSVQKKLQEEVEAVVGKERAVQESDLQGMEYLLCVVKEALRLYPPVPLLIPHESTEDCTIDGYFIPKKSRVFVNTWALGRDPKVWKDPLEFKPERFMGTDIDFIKGKDYFDAVPFGSGRRACPGASMSMATLTLAIAQLVHCFDWRAEGELDMSETIGVSLPRKYDILAIPSLRLPTYP; encoded by the exons ATGTCGTTTCAGAGTTTATTTGTGAGCAGAGATGAAGCTCCAATCACCATGGCTGTTACAGTCATAGTGATGTTGATGATTTTCTACATGTTTAGTAGGCGGAGAGGAAGATTGCCCCCAGGCCCATTTCCCTGGCCTATCGTGGGAAATCTCCTGCAGATGAAAGAGCTTATCCACCGTAGCCTTTATGACGTTTCTCAGAAATATGGACCAATTGCATCCTTGAAGTTGGGTTCTGTTACTACAATTGTCATTTCTTCTCCAGACATGGCAAAAGAAATTTTGAAGACTAAAGATCTAATCTTTGCGGGCCGACCTGCAACTGCTGCAGCAAAGTACATATTCTATGACTTCAAGGATGTGGGATTCACTCCGTACGGGCCTTATTGGAGACAGATGAAGAAACTGTGCATGGTGGAATTGTTGAATGCGAAAAGAATCGAGTCGATGAGCTCAATGCGAGAGGAAGCGGTGTCTGCGGCCGTCCGATCAGTGTGGGAGAAGAGCCGTCATGGCACAGTTGCCGTCAATCTTAGCAAGATACTCTCAGCCCTTGTAAGTTCGCAAATATTGAAAATCCTTTATGGCACCGCAATTTCTGACGATCAGGGTGTGGGTAGCCATGGCGAGAAAATTAAGGAATTGTTATTAGAGGCCTCAATGACTGTGGGAATATTCAACATTGGAGACTTTATTCCCTGGCTTGACTGGCTCGATCTGCAAGGTGTAAAGCGACGAATGAAGACAGTAAACAAGTCTCTCGACCAAATGATGACAACAATAATTGAACAGCACAGGCAGAGGAGAAGCTCAAGCTCGGGGAAGCAGCAGCCCAATTCAAATGACGTCATTGATGCTCTCTTGGACATGCAGGCCGCCGATTCCATCACTATCACAGATGATCACCTTAAGGGCATTGTATTT GATATTTTTGCTGCCGGAGTCGAAACAACATACACTACATTAGATTGGGTGATGAGCTCGTTGATCCAAAATCCTAGCGTGCAAAAGAAATTGCAAGAGGAAGTTGAAGCCGTAGTAGGCAAAGAGAGAGCTGTACAAGAGAGTGATCTACAAGGCATGGAATATCTTTTGTGTGTGGTGAAAGAGGCGCTAAGATTATATCCGCCAGTGCCGTTGCTGATCCCACACGAGTCAACAGAAGATTGCACTATTGATGGGTACTTCATTCCTAAGAAGAGCAGGGTTTTTGTCAACACCTGGGCTTTGGGAAGAGATCCAAAAGTTTGGAAGGATCCATTGGAATTCAAGCCAGAAAGATTTATGGGTACAGATATTGATTTTATTAAAGGGAAGGATTATTTTGATGCGGTTCCATTTGGTTCAGGAAGGAGGGCATGCCCTGGGGCTAGCATGTCTATGGCCACGTTGACTCTTGCCATAGCTCAACTAGTGCACTGCTTTGACTGGAGAGCTGAAGGGGAATTAGACATGAGTGAAACCATTGGAGTCTCCTTACCTAGAAAATATGATATTCTTGCCATTCCCTCGTTGAGGTTGCCGACCTACCCATGA